tcacTCTGCCTTTTCTGCCTTTTGCGATGCAAAACGtccgaaacacaaaacaaaaaaaccgaatttTGGTCACAAATTCGGACAATGAAGGCTGATGCGGGCACAGGAAACGGGAATCGTAAAGCGGATTTATAGGATCCACAAGACAACCAAACCGATCTGCCAAGGAAGTGCAACGGTCTACTCGGTGGAGCTGAGCGAGGTTTCGTTGGCCTTCATCATATTAGGAGGTTGTAAAATGGCAGCGAAATGCCTGCCACAAACGCGCACGGCACACTTGATCGcttgatgctggctggctggctggcgggctggttGGTGATGTTAATGGTTTTGAATTGTGACCTGTTTTGCAGTTGGCATCGCACTATCGGGGTTAATTTATCTGGCGGAAAAACGGGATAGCATACGCGCCGAAAGCATCGAAGGCCGACGGTCTCTgctggtgatgaagatgacgagTTGGTGTGACTATCATCCgtcctcgccgccgccgccgtcgccgctgcacGCCTGAGAGAAGGGATTGGCGGCATCTCGGTCGTCGGTCTCTTGACCACTCCCCTCCCAGGTCCCGGTCTTGCGGATGATCGTGGCAGATTGCCGCGCGTTTGCTGCGAAATGCCATATTTCTGcttattgttttaaattacatttccAGAACAATAGTCGGCGATATTTGATGATTTTCgggaggtggagggggagcggaggaagggaagggtctTTAAACTGATTCGCCGTTCTGACTGGAGCACTATAGCTGCTTGAGACCACTGTTAATGGCCGGCATGGTTCAACGGCACGCTATTGAATaaacgatgcaaacgatggTTCACAGACACTCGACAATGCGATAAATCTAtcttaaaaatggaaatttacaATCTAAGCTGAGAATACTTTTTGTTTCTGTCGATTCTCCTCCTCGGTTCCTTCGACAGCTCCTCGTCCCCATCTCTCTTCCTAAACTCGTTCGGAATGTACGAGAACGAATATTCCGAAAGCTTAATTAAGATTGACAGAACCGGCTGCATAATTTATACTACCGCGAATTGCtcgttgtttggtttgtgcaGCACTTTGAGCTATCTTCATGTCAATCCTCATCAAACGTGTAATTGCTGAATACTGGTTTGAAATTCCAAGCCTAGTTTTTATAGTTTCATCGCAATTTGGATAGATGTTGTTGGTAATTGTAATGACACTGTCTGTAGAAGCCATTCCGATAAGATTGCGTTTGTTTCAACACGGCCTTATTGACTTAGACTTGTAACTATGGACCTTTTGAGGATGTTATCCATTTTGCTTAGTTTATATCCAGCTATCGTGAGCAGTTTTGAACATGAACTCGTTAAAGATGTGTTAAACTATCGAGACTTGCGCGGTGTTTTGATATTGGGCTGTGATGAGAGTAACATCTTCTGACGGAGTAGTTGAACATCCATCAGAACATCGTGCTAAAAGTATTAAATCTTTTCCCGCCATGACAGATCTTGCTTCTTCTGCCCGGATTTTACTGCAAAGCGGATTCTACGTACAATCGAAGAGATTAACGTCACCGGATAATGCTTCATTCAGCGTGTTGCCTTCCTCTAACCAACAGGCCATAATAGCAGATATAAGTTGTTCCAATTTTGCGCAATTCCTACAGCAGGTTAGTTCCGGTTGTGGTTCCGTCCGGATTTATCCGACGAACTAAAATCTATGATCTATCAACGCAACTAGGAAAGCAACAGAGTTTTATTCAACTCTTCGTTCTTCTGGCTATTGGTCAGTGCCTTCAATCAACGCTATGATGACATAAAGCCTGTGAGAGATGCGTGTGTTTTACGTCTGGATTCAGATGTACTGTGGGTTCAGAAGGCGTCCGGAAAGTCCGGATATCGTTTGATCGATATCTACGCCAACAGCAATTATAATTGCAATTCGATAGAGATGCGCCATATTGGCGAATGGAATAATGGCACGGGTTTGCACATTTTTTCAGGATATGATCGAAACGCCATTCGCCAAACTTTGTCCCTCCACCAGTTACGAGCTGCCGTTATGGAGAGCCCCTCGCTGGATCCCGGCATACAATCGGATAGCATACCTGGCAACACTAAGTATCATTTGGCTTTGATCAAGTTTCTACAAGATGTCCATCACTTCTCGTAAGTTACGCCATCTGATTAGCGATCCTAAATCCTTTACTAATGCATCAATTTTAGTGTGATATTTAATAAGACCGAAGGAAACCTGAGTCAAATTAGTACCGATTACGATCTGATCGGTGCTGGAATTCTGCAAAGCCTGACCCAATCTCCTCCAGTGCACATTCGCATTATACATCAAAGCTGGAGTTACAGGTATTACGTGATATTACGTTACATTACGCGAATTGTTTATATTTCTATCATTCCAGCGTAAGCTTCATTTTTCGTTTAACACCCGAAATTGGAGGAATCATTCGGGAAACTGGATACCTGACACGGTTTACGATGGAAGTATGGTGTGCCTTTGGTCTAATCCTGGTGCTTATATTGGTCTCACTCCATCTGCTAAAGCACTGTCACGATTCGTTATCACGACCGACGGAAACAACGATTCATTTTTTAACCGATATGATTGGCATGTTAGCTCAGCAAGGTACATCGCAGGGATGCTCTCGCGCCCCGGT
The sequence above is a segment of the Anopheles darlingi chromosome 2, idAnoDarlMG_H_01, whole genome shotgun sequence genome. Coding sequences within it:
- the LOC125959380 gene encoding uncharacterized protein LOC125959380; amino-acid sequence: MESPSLDPGIQSDSIPGNTKYHLALIKFLQDVHHFSVIFNKTEGNLSQISTDYDLIGAGILQSLTQSPPVHIRIIHQSWSYSVSFIFRLTPEIGGIIRETGYLTRFTMEVWCAFGLILVLILVSLHLLKHCHDSLSRPTETTIHFLTDMIGMLAQQGTSQGCSRAPVRIVLYTVLLANYILYNYYIASIVGEMLSTRNMGPQSIEQLSRSPLLVVFNNDSYNRALVELAGASAINGNSIPIYTNVATAVPLLQYESFAFHCELNEALGDIANRFDAGEICELRTMDGLLTSLRMMSFVLPKDSMYTEQFRLT